The window ATGCACCCTGGCCACCCCTTGGGCTCCGACCATGACTTCAAGCTATAGAcagagagaactttatttgttcccaggtgTAAATCTGGCTCTttaagaaactctttaaataaataaatacataaataggtagatgagTAAGAAAccacataagtaaataaataaataaacgcacTCACACATATAGCAatatagcaaaaatacaaatttctgtACACACAAATCTCACACAATTGTGCTGCTCTGAATAAGAGAGGAAAAAATAAAGGGTATGGAATGGTGCAGACATTACTTCCATGTACATGACACTTTAATGATAATGATATCTCTCAACGAGAGAATTTACAGTACAGTGAACATTATATCGTTGCTGGGTTGCAGTAATCCAGGAGTTCTACAAATGCACAACTTTCCGAGAAATATTCAAATTTTAAGACGGAAGAAATCAATTTCGACTTTCTGCAGACACCAAGCTAAAATCATCTTTTCTCGACATTTCGAACCTAATATCACTTGATAGGGAATTTTCAAACTCatcattaaacttttatttacatGGAAATAAAATGAGCACAAAATGATTCACAGATTGggaatgtggttggaacaaaCACCTGGAGCTTGGGGGTTCCCAGGACTGCACTTGAGATCCACTGCAATAGAGAATAATAATCTCAGATGGCTTTATCACAAAATGCAGGAATCAATACATGGATTTGAGCAGCCCACGCAATTAAGAGTGTTGAAGGCCACAGTAAAACAGAATTTCTCCAAATATAAAAATTCATCTTattaagaacaacaacaaaaataaaacagatatccGTCAGGCTGTTTCAAAATACCCCATATCCTGCATGAGACTGACAGCCTTTTCTTATGTTACGACAATTCAGGGGTTTCCATGCAGACCTTCACCGAGAATTACAGTATGGTCTTAGGCTTCGTTTCATCCTGTGCACTTAGTTTTCCAAAACCCTTTCCCccctttatttcattattttttttaaacaagttgtATTGTTTCACTCTTGGTTATTGTGCTTAGAATAAAATTAGTGCATTGTTAGACAAATACAAACACAATTTAAAGAGCAGACATTCACGCACAAAATGGTTTTGTTAAAGAGTTTAATTGAGAATCACAAGCTGAAACATTCATCTGAGagctagaaaataaaattagaatgaaTATTATTGTGTAAGTAAAGCAGCGGCACTGTTGAATGGATAACAGGGAACATTTTATTAACAAGGATTTGCTTCTACACAATgcacagaagtaaaaaaaaacaaaacaaaaaaaaaatcaatgaatgacATGAGCGTGATTAATTTAACAAAACTATTGcatgcactgtatttacttttAAGGCAAGGCTTCGGCATATGCATGGCCTAAGGAATTGCTGGgctttattatttaaggagacaTGGTCATTGCTAGGAACAAAGACTACGGGAGATGACTTTTAATGTTATGTATATTTCATGCCCAATGTCATGCAAAACCACTTttctggtatacagtatatatatacttatatactatatatttaaatatatttaacaaattcAAAACGTAATATTCAAAATATCCCAGAAACTGAGGGATATGTAACGATCCACTCCAACCTTACCcaactggtgttgctaaagtgttagtttctcttttgtcaaattATGCAGTATTTtcccaaagaaagaaagaaaaaaaaaatctacagtgaATTCAAACACAACATAAAACCACAAATCCCAAATCCAATCAATCCGACGGAGGGTCAAAGTAGGACCATAGGTTATCCTGGCCTTATCAGAGTTATAAAACATTATTCAAGTCTAAAAAcaacttttataaaataaacacaaaaaaagattactggaaataaatacaaaaagtcttatttattaatgATGCATGACAACAATTTGGCAacagcaaataatttaaaaagtcaacAGTGTTGTTTTATTATTGGCTACAAATTCTCTAAATGACAAAATTCAAAATTTACACCTGCATTgtacataatattttttaaattacaatgtcAATTTTGGTAAAATTCAGCATACTcaaaattttcatattttctgtacACTTCTATTTTGGCATGAACAGTACCCTTATATGTAATGTGTGTCTTGTAAGAGGATAGTTCGTACACCCCGAGGCAAACGAACGAAACCAAACTCTCACTAAGCATGCATTTAGCGAGGCGATGCTTGACAGCACTTGCACAACGGCCGACTGTTCCTCCTGTTGTGATGGCCTTTAAGAAGTTTGGCGTTTCAGGAATCCACACTTTCAAGCACATCCAGAAAAAAATCGACTAGATAGAGATAAACTGAAGTCAATGTCATTTCGGAGGAATTAGACGAACAGGATTTACCAATTGTTGTTAGGACTGAATGGTCTATTCTCATCAAAATTTCTCGAATGTTCTAAATGGTAGTACTTTGGAAGATGAGACTAGGCTTAAAGACATGGCAGTGCTAGAGAACGTCTAGAGGAGAGTGATTAGGCTGACGACTGAGAGTAGGAGTTACGAGGAGAGATTGAAGTAGTTGATCGCTTTCGGTTTAGCAAACGtagattaagaggggacatgattTACAATTACGAAAGGAATTAGTATTGTGGATTCCGGTTGTTATTCTTCAAGGACCCAGGCCATAGCTGATTTTGCAAAAACGTTAGCAGGTTTTTCCTTATGCAAAGAGCAATAGACAACTGGAATAcattaccaagcagtgtggtggacagtcggactttaggaacctttaaatctcaacttgatgttattttgggcaaTCTAATTAGTAGGTTGGACAAGCTTGTTGGATTGAATAGACTGTTTTCGTCTAAAATGTTTGAgggagcagtgctaaccactgagaCAGCTTTGTGCCATGTTGGCTTGATCTTCGTATGTTCCTGTGACAAatacatggttggaaacttgatGCGGGCAGATTTTTGCACAGATGTTAGAGAAAGAATCATAGACACATTGAATAAATGAGAAAGTAGTGTAATGGAGAAGAGGACTTTAAGGATCTTTAagtctcgacttgatgttattttagggaCTCTAGATGAATAGGACGGGTGAgattgtggggctgaatggccagttatGCTTAAGTTTTAATTACAATGAATGTTGGCCGACTAGGGCATTAGGAACAGTAACCctttatcatttttaaagcaaacaagACCAGGATTTTAAGAATCATTTTCTTaactcatttaaaaattatgaaatagTACAGTGAAAGCCGATatttaaatcataaaattaaactaTTGGTAAGGTGCTAATAAAAGGATAAAGGAGACACGACTCCCTAAGTTGACAGGAACCCTAAGGAATGTATGCCACCATTTaataaaagtgaacaaaataaaacacactgtTTCTGTCTTCCCACAAACAGTCTTTGCCATTTCTGAAGcggttaaggttagggttggaTTAGGGTTGGATGGTAAAGTTATGTATCGCATCGCTTTAGTAAAGACGCACGTTTGTCTGTTTTTTCcaacctgctatcccattccaGGATTGTGGGGACCCAGAGTTTATCCTGGTTGCTCACAAGTCAGTTTATCACAGAGCACATTCAATCATAGAGATAATTTAGTGTTACCAGTTAAGCTAACACTTACAAAATCCCTGGAGAAAACGCCTCATGACATGAGCAGAATGTGAAAACAAAGCAGTGCCAGTAAGCTCTCTGAGAATCTGAACTGGGACTGTGAAGTAGCAGCACTAGCCACAGGGCCACCATGGTAATAATAGAGAGCAAAAACTATTTCTAACTAACTAATTTGTTATTACATAATCGTCCATCCCTTTCCGTGAATTTACAAAGATCACATCGATAAAATGCACTGCTATTGACAAAATCTATTtggctattgtatttagaatttgTGAAGGTATCGATTGCATAAATCAGCATCGCTTTGAAGGCTCTCAGAAGAGGAGGAACTTGAACCGCCTAGTCAGTCACTTCGTTGAGGTGTTTCTGCATAAATACTGTACAGCGTTACGCCGATATTAGTATGGCTTGGATGTGCTTCTCTATAACTTAGCAGTCCTCTTGTAAGGCCTAAAATGGAACGCTGTAGAGCTGCATAGAAAGTGCGGTAACAGACTCACTAATTTTAGTATTTATATTATTAGCAGACACACATATAGTACTATATTATTTATTCAAACAGGGAGGTAGAGCGAACCCAGACACAATTTCAACGTGCAGTATCCTAAATAAGATCAAAATTAtcattctgtttatttaaaactCTTCTAACACTGGAGAAGTTCACAAGAGTCGTGCGAGTCTGTTAGTGTAGGCTCTTAGATATATAACATGCTCCTCTAGTTTTTAGCAGGTACTATATGAAGATAAACTAGACAAAGCGTATACACTTGATTGTACGTTTCATGTGTCTCTCTCAGTGGTGGCCGCACACTAACTATCGAATGGGCCTGTGGCATAACCGATCCAGGCAGATGATTCAGGTTGAGTGCTAGATGAATGTCGAAAAGACCAATGGCATAGCTAATACAGTTGGTTAATTCAGATGCCTCTGCATGGTGAGTGTTCGATGACTGAGGAACCGGTCAATCGCATGGGTGAAAAGTGCGATACACAAACACACGGCTATTCCATGTCACGACTGGTTGATTTCCATGGTGAACGTCTATGGCGTAAGTGACTTACACGGAGGCCTAGTGTGGGTCTTTAGTATGGGGATGCAGAGATGAAGATCCAACATAAGCGATGGAGATAATCCACACCCATACTGACAATGACATGTTGAGAAGGAATCCATAACACCCACCCCACCGGAGCTGTTAATCAGTGTGCGGCCATGTGAGAGTCACTTAGGGTGATAGCTCTGCTTGAGCCAACCTTGGCTTGACTACAACTACGTAAATCAATGTGTCAGATATCGTCTAATCTGCATATAGAGTACATTGTAGGTCCAGCGTATCAATCTTCTTCAGTTACTGCAaccaaaaaaactgaataaaatttaAGGATATCATGATCCTACTTAACTTACAATAGTcgtagaataaaaaagaaattacaaagaCCTTGGCTATAATGCATTCAATTCGGTATGTACTCTTAAATGATGTACTTAAAACGAAATGGGACGTTATGGCCAGAAATCTGAAAAGCTGGCTTTTGGCTAACAGGCACTTACTCACATGCGGGTCATCTACATAATAATTTCCCTTGCTGTTCacagtatttacaataatattgtttcttttgaaGACTACCGTAGCATACACTGAGTTACTGGAAGGAAAAGAGGAAAAACCTGGCAAAGGGCAAACTCGGTGATGAATCGACCCGATTCTGTTCTAATCCGAAAGCGGAAGGGATGTTATGCTTTAGATTGTGGAAGATGTGAAGAAGACGTATCGTTTTGGTGATAAAACAAACTTCACAAAGCTGGGAGGataacattattaacaaaaatctCATACGAGAGGCCTATCCAGCATGATCATATTTAATTCTGTGAAACAATAGGCTccttcttgaaaattttagaacaGGGAGCTTCATGTATCGTAGAACAAACAGAACAAGATAAAATTCAAACTGATTGTGGAAGGCTTCATGTGTAAAATACGAAGGTTGAATGAAAAGTAATGCCTCCAGTGTTGCATCACATCAGCAGATGGCAGCACTGATACACGACAGTTTTTTTTAGGTTCACCTCGGTTGATGGCAGGTCATTACAGTCAATGGTTGCTTTCCTACTCTCCACGAAATTTGCTCAAAGATTTGTGGCAATCAGGAAAATGCAACTGAGACACGTAGTTGAAGACGAGATCTTGACAGCCTTTTAGAAATATGCAGATGGGATTTTGGGACCAtctagctattagctaaacaaacgggcttgatggactgagtagtctcctctcgtttgttaaaattttaatgtttcttaTGTTCTGACGGACCCTCGTCCGTGTGATTTAAACAATGTCCTGTGATTGAGCTCCTGATGGCGGAGGGTGTTGCTCCAATCGAAATTCACCAAAGTATGTAAGCTCTTTACAATGATAACTATGTTTTATCACTGGGCAAAAAGATGCAAAAAGGAAAAGTGTAGCAGACCTGTGATGGCATCTGATGAGGTTCACACGGGGAACAGTTTAACAAACAGACGAAGGACATTCGATGAGAAATTGAACATGTGGGTCAAATTCTTTGCTATTCTTGTGCATGAAGGCTTCCTCGGAATGCTCACGGCTAAGATGAAAGCCACTAAGGAAGGTGAATTTCCCTACCTTACCGCATCCACCAGTCCAGACAGTCCAGACTTGACTACCCTGTGATTTCCATCTACTTCCGAAATTGAAAGAGGAATTTCGCGGGCATCACCACGCATCCAGATGAAGTTGAAATTGATATCAGGACACGATTTACGGACTTCTACCACAACGGTTTCACTAAAGTTGTTTATCGTTAGCAGAAATGCATACAGTTATCTGGTGACTACgtagaaaaatgaatatatatgtcATTAAGGGGTGTATTCAGTAGGTGATTTGTGTTAAATTTATTAACGTACTCCCATCCAGTCACTAACAATAGTCATGAAGGTATTACTTTTCAAATAACTCTCGTACTGTAAAGCAAGCCAACCACTTAGTCTAAGGGGGGCGGGTCCACTATTAAGACTGAGAGAGACGTACCGAAGACCTTATCCTTGATCCCCTCAGCAGCAAGAGCAGTAACAACATCAGTTCAAAGCACCCACAAGAACGCTGAGCCAGCATAAATGGAATTTGGTCGACCTATATGTCTGGGGGATGGGTGGGGGTCTTTTGTCAGTCTCCAAAATATATTAGCATATCCGATAATAAAAGTTACAAAATACTGAACAAATCCAACTGTTCGATCATTCGCGAAAAACGAACCTGCGTAAACTCGAAGGCATTCGAAAGGCGAGCAAGCAAATACTGTCGTTCCCATACAGCATACAAATAAACTGCTTATTGAACATAATTTGTATCAAGGCTCAGCAAATCTCATTGTTTAGTTTTAAATACAAAATCCCGTTCCCCAACCTGTGATAAATTTTCAACAATTTTCCTCTCCCACTAATTATTAGGCATACCAGTAACTTAATACGTTCAATACAAAATGGTGCATTCAGAAATACTGTTACTCGACTCTGACATCGAGAACACACATCGCCGACGCCACATAGTGCGTCACGGAGGACGGGGGTCTGTAGCTCAAGTCCACACCTTTTAAAGCTAGAGATAGTTTAAAGTCCCCCACTATGAGACCCTTCAATTGTGAACCACGCCCAACAGCACAGACCCCATTGCAAAAATGCTCATTattgttcttgttcttgtaaatGCTTCAGTAATTTAAATACAAAagccccccaaaaaaataaaacccaccaaaacaaaacagaaaacattccCTATAAGGtaacaaaagtttggcaaacattttaagtatttaacttggggggaaaaaaaaaagagaaatgcttGTTTTTCGTCCTTTATTCCTCAAAGCTCACCTTGCCCGATCCTTTCCTGGTGGGTTGCTTTTCACCCCCAAAGAATTTGCCAAGCTGGTCCAGTAGACCAGTGTCCCTTTGTCCCCTAGGGTTGCCATGTCTCGCATGGTCCGAGGTACTTGCACTTGCCATTGGTGACGTTCTGTGGCCCTGAGGGGACGTTGCAGGCTGCTCTTCGGTACAATCCGAGCACTCGGAAACTGCTCCACTGTCCTCTGCGATGGTCTGCAGCTCATCTGACTCCGAGGGGCGATCTTTGAAGGTGTTGTCCTCGCGACCCGGTGCATCCCGGGAAAAGAGGCGGATCAAGTGTGGGCGGTTGGCAGGGCATTCAGCTGGGCTGGCGTTGATCCAGGCATTCTTTGGGCATGCAGCACCCTTGGAGTCTGTCACCGCTGTCTTCTCAGTGGAGGTCCCATTGTTCTTGCTCACATCTGCTACGTTCCCTGTGAACAACAAGGGGGATCTATAAACGTATGCCTGTGGAAAACAGCAAGAGGACAAAGGACCCTTTCTAGTTAAAGCAAACTGCCCTGAGCTTAGTTATTTTACACAGAGATGCATTGGGCAgagacattttaaagtcacagcatCCTAGCTAGGCATTCTGATTGACCAGAACTGttctgaaaatatgaaactgcgCATGAGACTGAGACTCTGAAGAAACCGAAAAACTCAGGTTTGGTTAGACTGTACCTAAGACCGACAGCATACTATTAATAACTGACTCTCTCAAAAAGAATTTTACTCTGAAATAACAGATTGTAAAGCTTCTTTGATAAAAAGGGTGCCTTAGTATAATGACCCAAGTAAATCCCTCTTCAGCACAAAAAGAATGTCATGCCCTGGCACtcaatagattttatttttcatttctaacaGCGCCCCACTCTTCCAAATGATGCTGAGATGCACTCAGTAAGTCCTGCCTTTGAGATCGGCAGTTGGAAAGCAGCACAGCACGCCAAGAGCCCAGTTCATATTCATGACTTGTACTGGTGTGCCATTCTGGACAGGCCCCTGCCTGGCACCCACCCACTCCTGCTACAGCTGCTACAGACTGGGGTAAGTGGACATGAAAATGGGGGGGGTGGTGTTCATTGTTTCTGTAATAAAGTGCATGTGCTGCTCTATGTCTTTCTTTAGCCATAAAAGACTTAAAATAACTTGAAGAATTGTCAATTACATCCAACTGTCAAGTTCTGCAACCGAGCCATTCATCATGGAACTGACTGAGTCCATTTTTGGCTTGCAGGGAGATTCAATCACGTCTTTCTATAGTGTAAAAGGTAAATATTACAATAATACactagatagattgatagatagatactatattagacagatagatacagtatatatgaaaggctctatacaagatagatagatatgaaaggcactatattagatagatcgatagatagctatgaaaggcact is drawn from Polypterus senegalus isolate Bchr_013 chromosome 15, ASM1683550v1, whole genome shotgun sequence and contains these coding sequences:
- the mbpa gene encoding myelin basic protein isoform X2, producing MGNQVVKREQKKTVTTEGYESPEPNAETSDDNEVFGNVADVSKNNGTSTEKTAVTDSKGAACPKNAWINASPAECPANRPHLIRLFSRDAPGREDNTFKDRPSESDELQTIAEDSGAVSECSDCTEEQPATSPQGHRTSPMASASTSDHARHGNPRGQRDTGLLDQLGKFFGGEKQPTRKGSGKGFSAMRSTPLSSSPQRSPQQAGAHGRPGDDNPVVHFFKTIVTPRTPPPPPKGTDGQKQHVHARSHEAMRSAHKGHKDARGDGQGTLSKIFKLGGKDSRSGSPSKR